In Thermus hydrothermalis, the DNA window TTGCGAGGAGGTAGAGGAGGGCCGTCCCCACCACAAGGCTCAGCCACCCCAGGAGGAAGGCCTTCCCCTGCAAAAGGCCGAAGCCCGCCCCGGCGTTGCGCACCAGGGTGAGGTAGAGGAGGTCGCCCAGGAGGGGCTTCGGCACCGGGGAGAGGTTCTCCAGGGCCCAGAGCTTGAGGATCTGGTCAAGGGCTATGAGCAAGGGCACGAGCACCGTGGGCATCCCCCAGAGTCTACCGGATGGGGCCCTTTGTGCTATACTCCATAGGGTTTGCCTTCGGGCACGGGAGGGTGCCATGGCTAAGGTGTGTGAGATTAGCGGAAAGCGGCCCATCGTGGCCAACAGCATCCAGAGGCGGGGTAAGGCCAAGCGGGAAGGGGGCGTGGGCAAGAAGACCACGGGCATCTCCAAGCGGCGCCAGTACCCTAACCTCCAGAAGGTGCGGGTGAAGGTGGCGGGCCAGGAGATCACCTTCCGCGTGGCCACAAGCCACATCCCCAAGGTTTACGAGCTTTTGGAAAGGGCCAAGGGCCTGAAGCTAGAAGGCCTTTCCGCCAAGGAGATTAAGGAGAGGCTTCTTAAGCTCCTCTAGCCCATCCCTTCCTCCCAAGGGCCCCTAGGGGGCCCTTTTTCCTGTAGCATGGCCCTGTGGCCTGGAAGCCCGGGCACTATCTCCTCTTGGCCCTTTCCCTGTACGCCCTGGTGGTGACCCTGGGGTTTTCCTCCCGAGGGCGGCAGCTTGCCGCCCTCCGCCAGGAGGTGGCCCTTTACCAGGCCCAAGCCGCCTGGGCCCCCGAGGGTTACCGCCTGCCCCTTCCCGGGGCTTGCCTGCCCACCCGGCCCGAGAACCTGCCCAACGCCCCCCGCCCCTACCGCAAGGGGGTGAGCGCCGGCTTCGTTTTCCAGGCGGGGGACGCCTGCGTGCCCGTGGTGCGGGGCGTGGGGGTGGTGGCGGCGGCAAGCGGCGAGGTGGTGAAGGTGGACCTGGACTACCAAGAGCCTTCCCCCAAGGCCTTCCAAGCCCTCCTGGAGCGGGTGAAGGAGGGGGCGGGCCCGGAGGAGATGGACGTGCTAAGGGGCCTCGAGGTCTGGGTTCGCCACCCCGATGGCCGCACCACCGTCTACGGCCACCTCCAGGCCCCCTACCGGGGCCTAAAGGTGGGAAGCCGCCTCCACCGGGGCGATCCCTTGGGCTACGTGGGGAATACCGGCCTTCAGGGCGGGGCCTCGAGGCTTCTCTTTGAGGTCTGGGAGGGCGAGCCCGATCGGGGCCGCTTCCTCTTCCAGGGGCTTGCGGGCGAGGCCCTTTTGCGCCAGGCCAAGGCCTTCTTCGGCCTAGAATAGCCCCATGCGCGAGGCCTTCGCCAAGGTCTGGGAAAACCCCTACGTGCGGGTCCTGGTCTACCTCCTCCTCCTTTTTCTCCTCTACCGCCTCCTGGCCCGGGCCTGGCCCGCCCTTTCCGTCCTCCTCTTCGCCTTCGCCTTCGCCTACCTTTTCCACCCCTTGGTGCGCTTCTTTGAGGGCCTTAGGCTTCCCCGGGCCTTGGGGGTGGCCCTGGTCTACCTCCTCTTGGGGCTTTTCCTGGGCCTCGCCTCCTTCCT includes these proteins:
- the rpmB gene encoding 50S ribosomal protein L28, producing MAKVCEISGKRPIVANSIQRRGKAKREGGVGKKTTGISKRRQYPNLQKVRVKVAGQEITFRVATSHIPKVYELLERAKGLKLEGLSAKEIKERLLKLL
- a CDS encoding M23 family metallopeptidase codes for the protein MAWKPGHYLLLALSLYALVVTLGFSSRGRQLAALRQEVALYQAQAAWAPEGYRLPLPGACLPTRPENLPNAPRPYRKGVSAGFVFQAGDACVPVVRGVGVVAAASGEVVKVDLDYQEPSPKAFQALLERVKEGAGPEEMDVLRGLEVWVRHPDGRTTVYGHLQAPYRGLKVGSRLHRGDPLGYVGNTGLQGGASRLLFEVWEGEPDRGRFLFQGLAGEALLRQAKAFFGLE